The following nucleotide sequence is from Cucumis melo cultivar AY chromosome 1, USDA_Cmelo_AY_1.0, whole genome shotgun sequence.
ccttccataattttggatccactttccacatcggattatatggatctacttctctgatttccacatctgggacaggtgttgtagatactgatatgatctgagcagatgttgtgggtggattaccttgttcatcttcatgttgcacctctttatttgctattttacatagctttcttctctttattggtttttcttccacatctttatcaggcacagttactggttctttttcaaccaaagtaactgcttcatcattttttttcatctcaacctgtttttttgttgtttcctgcaatgtaatcgtattaaacaagtaacaaactattcattcaaacgactacaaatttgttgtgtatacataccagttgagattcttcatttacaatttgtacagtttgatccattggagccaattcacaaagtgcaagaggttggctcacatatggaagggtagtaatcatctGTGGCAGGTCTGAttctttctgaatttgatgacttagactatccgatatatctcttatagtcattagcaagtctgcatccctaccgtctatgcttatatcactaccacgttcctcttcatgttccctaaacaaaatgagaagaaacatgagaataagaaaaaaaaatacaattgttaggtatttataaactagtaaacaatgaatgaaatgttaacctttgggtttcctcttgacgttcagtatgttgttcttcagtaggttgttgttgagtatgttgttcttgaacaacatactcattgtcattctgatcagtatgatcattcccttgattttcagtttgattctaacaaacaaataaaaacgaacataaaattaaaaaaataatgtattgttaaaccatcgtgtatataaaagtaaacgatcgcgtaactttgataaacgatcgtctatcgaagttaaacgatcgagtaactttgataaacgatcgtctatcaaagttatacgatcgtttatctaatgtatgatgaaaacaaattttacctggaccaatctctccagcatctgcttcatttcatacagctccaatgactgctttgtgattgtgtcatccatcctacagactatagaagtcagtgtggataaatccttacgaacttcttttatttccttcttcagtttcttgtaggattttgaatgacttcgttcttctttgtcattggacttctttgatctgaaatgtttcttcttggtgattggatgcatttcagactcctcagccactgtttgactttgttcccTTTGGGGTGAGAGTTgttctctttgtggagatgagtctgattgctccaatgatttgttgttcattgctccaatggattcatcctcctccatttgcatgttatcatcccctcgaattcgactctccatgaaagccttctcttgggttgacatcttgagtttaggttgaacaacagtctgcaatgtaattgtattattggattgtgtaattatattaaacgatgactgacaggttttacttacatttttgttgtcgaatatgttattctgcagcattttgtaagatggagcttgtgtacaattccatctcaatatccttgggattaatcccttactgtttcttgtggccaggtgctcatttgcggttgagagtacttcataagcccacacctacaacatttaaacaaatatgttaaactttgatgttcaattggcatttacttaaagtgtatgaagaaataaaaatcacctgaaaagcaaggacgtagcctttgatgttatagtatgacactgctttggaacttcgtgtcttcttcagctcgtatgcttcttttttgccttggagacttgtctttaaactgttgagcagacgagtgtagaagaaagttgaccaatcgaagcttttaaatgcttcttcatcatcaactcttcccaaaatgtccatgtcaaactgtgttttcttatccttcccgaccatcacagtttctataaagacggccaaggcgaccttcacagcatcgtcatcatttgtaaactcaaaattcttgaaaatttcctcaatttccaagcatgttattactttcttattttctgatccgaatagaagactttgcagtcgcttgctatcgcaatctttctccaatggattgtttgttggccacaatccagttatgatgttgaattccttttgggtaaaacggacgttcttccctaaaaccgagaaacagattccatctgcgttaccgtcttcaggtatctgcctcagc
It contains:
- the LOC127149906 gene encoding uncharacterized protein LOC127149906 isoform X2, with the translated sequence MAVPSEKYFPATVSCQVHKIGSLIKDKLTKDQLQMFEKTIFGPLLNVNMVFNGQLIHHFLLRQIPEDGNADGICFSVLGKNVRFTQKEFNIITGLWPTNNPLEKDCDSKRLQSLLFGSENKKVITCLEIEEIFKNFEFTNDDDAVKVALAVFIETVMVGKDKKTQFDMDILGRVDDEEAFKSFDWSTFFYTRLLNSLKTSLQGKKEAYELKKTRSSKAVSYYNIKGYVLAFQVWAYEVLSTANEHLATRNSKGLIPRILRWNCTQAPSYKMLQNNIFDNKNTVVQPKLKMSTQEKAFMESRIRGDDNMQMEEDESIGAMNNKSLEQSDSSPQREQLSPQREQSQTVAEESEMHPITKKKHFRSKKSNDKEERSHSKSYKKLKKEIKEVRKDLSTLTSIVCRMDDTITKQSLELYEMKQMLERLVQNQTENQGNDHTDQNDNEYVVQEQHTQQQPTEEQHTERQEETQREHEEERGSDISIDGRDADLLMTIRDISDSLSHQIQKESDLPQMITTLPYVSQPLALCELAPMDQTVQIVNEESQLVEMKKNDEAVTLVEKEPVTVPDKDVEEKPIKRRKLCKIANKEVQHEDEQGNPPTTSAQIISVSTTPVPDVEIREVDPYNPMWKVDPKLWKEYLQWKKSRKTTHEERKVVSTTRKKDFFRQLEENTWVHGDTLDLLFAHLQNKMLHLKHHCKRSFRILHSSFLTGINKPDCIVWNHIFDTHLVTPDNKKAEWTDPTAHLSIWTEKDVEYYFNTAVGDYNDIPGWGDVNYVITCINIKEHWLAIAADMRKCRIYVFDSMPNYVEQKLVDEALQMPARCIASLAIAIGVNLHSDRFTYGPWPIRRSKATLQKGRSLDCGIFCTKFVECLVTASDLGCLTVPNMKLFRQQYVLELWANKYFC
- the LOC127149906 gene encoding uncharacterized protein LOC127149906 isoform X1; the protein is MAVPSEKYFPATVSCQVHKIGSLIKDKLTKDQLQMFEKTIFGPLLNVNMVFNGQLIHHFLLRQIPEDGNADGICFSVLGKNVRFTQKEFNIITGLWPTNNPLEKDCDSKRLQSLLFGSENKKVITCLEIEEIFKNFEFTNDDDAVKVALAVFIETVMVGKDKKTQFDMDILGRVDDEEAFKSFDWSTFFYTRLLNSLKTSLQGKKEAYELKKTRSSKAVSYYNIKGYVLAFQVWAYEVLSTANEHLATRNSKGLIPRILRWNCTQAPSYKMLQNNIFDNKNTVVQPKLKMSTQEKAFMESRIRGDDNMQMEEDESIGAMNNKSLEQSDSSPQREQLSPQREQSQTVAEESEMHPITKKKHFRSKKSNDKEERSHSKSYKKLKKEIKEVRKDLSTLTSIVCRMDDTITKQSLELYEMKQMLERLVQNQTENQGNDHTDQNDNEYVVQEQHTQQQPTEEQHTERQEETQREHEEERGSDISIDGRDADLLMTIRDISDSLSHQIQKESDLPQMITTLPYVSQPLALCELAPMDQTVQIVNEESQLETTKKQVEMKKNDEAVTLVEKEPVTVPDKDVEEKPIKRRKLCKIANKEVQHEDEQGNPPTTSAQIISVSTTPVPDVEIREVDPYNPMWKVDPKLWKEYLQWKKSRKTTHEERKVVSTTRKKDFFRQLEENTWVHGDTLDLLFAHLQNKMLHLKHHCKRSFRILHSSFLTGINKPDCIVWNHIFDTHLVTPDNKKAEWTDPTAHLSIWTEKDVEYYFNTAVGDYNDIPGWGDVNYVITCINIKEHWLAIAADMRKCRIYVFDSMPNYVEQKLVDEALQMPARCIASLAIAIGVNLHSDRFTYGPWPIRRSKATLQKGRSLDCGIFCTKFVECLVTASDLGCLTVPNMKLFRQQYVLELWANKYFC